Proteins from one Poecile atricapillus isolate bPoeAtr1 chromosome 6, bPoeAtr1.hap1, whole genome shotgun sequence genomic window:
- the LOC131580326 gene encoding collagen alpha-1(VII) chain-like, producing the protein MAELGRTKGEVREAGDERAGRACRWRPGARNQADGGRPGSPRRSGRELPQRLGGRREEGAVCLSRGSRSPSSRAASPRSRPGASRQRGQCRSALPGAGPRPGQGSLPHTRAALILRCPVVTFRLKSASQNLSTAPAGGPGWRWWLTKPGEVSLQGSLPLSIAGAPEQGEQLPPSKRLPSGRRAAGSGGWPLRPVRGRQLPALQPWPPSAARGSRGQQQERLAAGAEATVPRHVEEREEPAFPRARLSPGWGGSQRRHGWAALLRSSCRARGRVLGNGYGSNKKQTSRCKK; encoded by the exons ATGGCGGAACTGGGGAGGACAAAGGGAGAGGTGAGAGAAGCAGG GGATGAGAGGGCTGGGCGGGCGTGCCGGTGGCGGCCCGGGGCACGAAACCAAGCCGACGGCGGGAGGCCAGGTTCCCCGCGCAGATCAGGCCGGGAGCTCCCGCAGCGGCTCGGGGGCAGGCGGGAGGAGGGCGCAGTTTGTCTGTCTCGGGGCTCCCggagccccagcagcagggcgGCCTcgccccgctcccggccgggCGCGTCCCGCCAGAGGGGGCAGTGCAGATCGGCCCTGCCGGGAGCGGGgccccggcccgggcagggaTCGCTGCCCCACACCCGGGCAGCGTTAATCCTTCGCTGCCCTGTGGTGACGTTTAGATTGAAAAGCGCTTCCCAGAACCTTTCCACGGCCCCGGCTGGTGGTCCCGGTTGGAGGTGGTGGCTGACAAAACCAGGCGAAGTTTCCCTTCAGG gttCACTTCCACTTTCCATTGCGGGTGCCCCGGAGCAGGGTGAGCAGCTGCCCCCGAGCAAGCGCCTCCCGTCGGGCCGAAGGGCAGCGGGCAGCGGGGGCTGGCCCCTCCGCCCCGTGCGGGGACGGCAACTCccggctctgcagccctggccaCCCTCGGcagcccgggggtcccgggggcagcagcaggagcggCTCGCAGCCGGCGCAGAAGCAACAGTTCCCCGGCACGTCGAGGAAAGGGAAGAACCTGCTTTTCCCCGGGCACGGCTTTCTCCGGGATGGGGAGGGAGCCAGCGGAGGCACGGCTGGGCTGCCTTGCTCCGCAGCTCTTGCCGTGCGCGGGGGCGAGTGCTGGGGAATGGCTACGGGAGCAACAAAAAACAGACCTCAAGGTGCAAGAAGTGA